The genomic segment GCTCACGTGTCGGCCCAGCGGGTCCAGCGCCGGGTGGCCAGGCGGAGCAGCCGGTCGGCGAGGAGGCCGACGACCGCGAACACGAGGATCCCGACCACGACCTGGTCGGTCGCGTTGCGCTCGCGGGAGGCGTTCATCATCGCTCCGACGCCCCACGTGATCCCGGCGAGCTCGCCCACCACCACGCAGGTCCAGGCCAGCGTCAGCGACAGGCGCAGCCCGGTGACGATCTCCGGCAGGGCGCTGGGCAGGTAGACCCGCTGCCACATCTGGCCCCGGGGGGTGCCGAGCATGCGGGCGGTCTCGATGTGCTGGCGAGGGACCCGGGCGACGCCGTCGGCCGTGGAGACCAGGACGGGCCAGAGCGCCCCGACGAAGACGAGGACCCGGGCTGCCGGCTCCCCCAGGCCGAACTGGATGATGACCAGGGGCAGCCAGGCGAACAGCGGGACCGCGCGAAGCGCGTTGAGCAGCGGGTCGGTGACGTCGGCGAACCAGCGGGACAGGCCGAGCCCCAGGCCGAGCAGGAGCCCGACGACGACAGCCGCCGCCCACGCCACGGCCGTCCGCTCCAGGCTGGCCCCCAGGTGCTGCCAGCCGGCCCCGAGGAAGGGGATGACGCCGGTGAGCGTGGGGGACGAGGGCGTGAGGAAGAACTCCTGGAGCGCGACGAGGACGTCGACCGGGGCCGGCAGGCGGTTGCGGTCGCGCAGCTCCAGCAGCACCGCGACCTGCCAGACCACGAGCAGGGCCAGGGGCAGCAGCGCCCCGAGCCACCGCCGTCCGCGGCGGCGGCGGGCACGGGGCAGGGTCGTCAGGCCCCCGCCGGCCACCGCCTCCAGGCGGGCGGTGCCGGCCAGACCGGTCGCCTCCTGCTCCGCCGCGACGTCAGCCACGACGGCCTCAGACGTCCCAGTACTCGCGGGCGTACAGCGCCTCGTAGTCCGGCTCGGCGGGCAGCTCGCC from the Aquipuribacter hungaricus genome contains:
- a CDS encoding ABC transporter permease, with the translated sequence MADVAAEQEATGLAGTARLEAVAGGGLTTLPRARRRRGRRWLGALLPLALLVVWQVAVLLELRDRNRLPAPVDVLVALQEFFLTPSSPTLTGVIPFLGAGWQHLGASLERTAVAWAAAVVVGLLLGLGLGLSRWFADVTDPLLNALRAVPLFAWLPLVIIQFGLGEPAARVLVFVGALWPVLVSTADGVARVPRQHIETARMLGTPRGQMWQRVYLPSALPEIVTGLRLSLTLAWTCVVVGELAGITWGVGAMMNASRERNATDQVVVGILVFAVVGLLADRLLRLATRRWTRWADT